One window of Elaeis guineensis isolate ETL-2024a chromosome 11, EG11, whole genome shotgun sequence genomic DNA carries:
- the LOC105053577 gene encoding LOB domain-containing protein 16-like, whose product MASGGGSPCGACKFLRRKCAADCVFAPYFCSEEGAARFAAIHKVFGASNVTKLLLHVPPADRCEAVVTIAYEAQARLRDPVYGCVGHIFALQQQVANLQLQLLQAKAQLSQSVISSQTLENQYQGNAANPLTRPYPYTKSMSPQSSLDCIDPSSDSLLPMHEMFFRDDLFTHRGPTHNEFGELQALASKMMKN is encoded by the exons ATGGCTTCTGGGGGTGGCTCGCCATGCGGTGCATGCAAGTTTCTGAGGCGCAAGTGTGCTGCGGACTGCGTCTTCGCTCCATACTTCTGCTCGGAGGAGGGAGCAGCACGGTTTGCAGCGATCCACAAGGTGTTCGGGGCGAGCAACGTGACGAAGCTGCTGCTCCACGTACCACCCGCCGACCGGTGCGAGGCGGTCGTGACGATAGCTTATGAGGCTCAGGCAAGGCTGAGGGATCCCGTTTATGGCTGCGTCGGCCACATCTTCGCTCTCCAGCAGCAA GTGGCAAATTTGCAGCTGCAGTTGTTGCAAGCTAAAGCACAGCTTTCTCAGAGTGTGATAAGTTCACAGACTCTAGAGAATCAATACCAAGGGAACGCTGCCAACCCTCTTACCCGACCTTATCCATACACAAAGTCCATGTCTCCACAGAGTTCGCTTGACTGCATTGATCCAAGTTCTGATAGCTTGTTGCCTATGCATGAGATGTTCTTTAGGGATGACCTCTTCACACACAGAGGACCAACACATAATGAATTTGGGGAGCTCCAAGCTTTGGCTTCAAAGATGATGAAGAATTAA